One window from the genome of Gimesia aquarii encodes:
- a CDS encoding DUF1501 domain-containing protein yields MPANSPPCHPQISRRTAIEVGSIGLLGFGINHLDALRTEAAAPPKHKTAKSCIFIFLSGGLSQHESFDMKPEASAEVRGEFDPISTKTPGLKISEHLPMLAQRSHLWSLCRSLTHGSNEHSMGHHIMLTGRSDIPVGFNPSRPMSTDHPSIAAIAGDVIQPRTNLPPAIALPDKIVHRTGRVIPGQFAGRMGSNRDPWIIEASPFHVQSYGAFPEYAFDHQQRGGEDKRIFQTPHLKLSQGMTQGRMSNRISLLEELGKQRKVLDIAGQVESFDRYRSAAISLLNDDKVHYAMDVTHADDKTQERYGKNSFGWSLLMARRLVQTGVNLVQVNLGNNESWDTHGNLFPHLKDKLFPPTDRAVSALLDDLSESGELKDTLIVMCSEFGRTPKISQLAKVYARPGRDHWGAVQSIFLAGGGIKGGRVIGATDKVGGFPIDRPQKPENFAATIYRALGLPKTTYWHDDIDRPHFIYDGEPIPGLT; encoded by the coding sequence ATGCCTGCAAACAGTCCCCCCTGCCATCCACAAATTTCCCGCCGGACGGCAATTGAAGTTGGCTCCATTGGCCTACTCGGATTTGGAATCAATCATCTGGATGCTTTGCGAACTGAAGCGGCGGCACCACCGAAACATAAAACGGCTAAGTCCTGCATCTTCATTTTTCTATCGGGTGGATTGTCGCAGCACGAAAGTTTCGATATGAAACCGGAAGCGAGTGCTGAAGTTCGTGGCGAATTCGATCCGATCTCGACAAAGACTCCCGGTTTGAAGATTTCCGAACATCTTCCCATGTTGGCGCAACGGAGCCATCTTTGGTCATTGTGCCGTTCCTTAACGCATGGGTCGAATGAGCATTCGATGGGCCATCATATCATGTTAACCGGACGGTCGGATATTCCTGTGGGATTTAATCCGAGTCGTCCCATGTCGACAGATCATCCTTCGATTGCCGCCATCGCTGGAGATGTCATTCAACCCCGTACTAACTTGCCACCTGCTATTGCACTACCTGATAAGATTGTGCATCGCACAGGTCGCGTTATTCCGGGACAATTTGCAGGTAGAATGGGCTCGAATCGTGATCCCTGGATCATCGAAGCCTCGCCGTTTCATGTTCAGTCATATGGTGCGTTTCCCGAGTACGCGTTCGATCATCAGCAACGCGGCGGTGAGGATAAGCGTATTTTTCAAACCCCGCATCTCAAACTTTCTCAAGGTATGACACAAGGACGGATGAGTAATCGAATCAGTTTGCTTGAAGAGTTAGGAAAACAACGCAAGGTACTCGATATCGCAGGTCAGGTTGAAAGCTTTGATCGCTATCGTAGCGCCGCGATTTCTCTCTTAAATGATGATAAAGTCCACTATGCGATGGATGTCACACATGCGGATGATAAAACGCAGGAACGCTACGGAAAGAACTCTTTTGGCTGGTCACTGCTGATGGCTCGTCGTTTAGTACAGACGGGAGTAAATCTGGTACAGGTCAATCTGGGAAATAATGAATCGTGGGACACGCACGGCAATTTGTTCCCCCATCTGAAAGACAAGTTATTTCCACCGACGGATCGCGCGGTTTCTGCGTTACTGGATGACCTGTCTGAAAGTGGTGAGTTGAAAGACACTCTGATTGTGATGTGCAGTGAATTTGGGCGGACTCCTAAAATATCACAACTGGCAAAAGTATATGCCCGTCCGGGCCGCGATCATTGGGGAGCCGTCCAATCGATCTTCCTGGCCGGGGGAGGGATCAAAGGAGGGCGTGTCATTGGAGCGACTGACAAAGTCGGTGGATTTCCCATTGATCGACCTCAGAAGCCCGAGAACTTTGCGGCAACCATCTATCGCGCTTTAGGTTTACCCAAAACAACCTATTGGCATGATGATATCGACCGACCGCACTTCATCTACGATGGCGAGCCGATTCCAGGACTGACTTAG
- a CDS encoding ABC transporter permease, with protein sequence MQLIPYILKTLWGHRARTILTVAGSAVALFVFCFIQSIQEGMNDLKQRQEARGSLIVFQANKFCPATSHLPQDYDQQITKFAGVKDVVPIQVFTNNCRASLDVVVFYGVPPQKLRTARDFQFISGNWTDFESHQDAAIIGRAVAMRRGIKVGDKFSIGDLSVNVAGIYQSSNPAEENYIYSHLEFLQRRHGVNDVGTVTQLEVILKPGTDPVATSIAIDERFRGGPVETNTRAKGVFQAKSLGDLSQLIKMAHYLGLACVGLVLALVATTTLMSVEDRIQEHAVLRTLGFSGFKVFGLVLAESTVLSIAGGLTGVGAALITLKISSLSVGAEAVTVAFIPSLHLAWVGMLLALVTGLCAGFIPACYASRTEIVPALRNI encoded by the coding sequence ATGCAACTTATTCCTTACATCCTGAAAACACTTTGGGGACACCGAGCCCGGACGATCTTAACAGTCGCAGGCTCAGCAGTGGCCTTGTTTGTATTCTGCTTTATCCAATCGATCCAGGAAGGCATGAACGATCTCAAACAACGCCAGGAGGCCCGTGGCTCCTTAATCGTATTTCAAGCAAATAAATTCTGCCCCGCTACCAGCCATCTTCCCCAGGACTATGATCAACAAATCACAAAATTCGCAGGGGTCAAAGACGTTGTCCCGATACAGGTCTTTACAAATAATTGTCGTGCGAGTCTGGATGTCGTCGTGTTTTATGGAGTGCCCCCGCAAAAACTGCGTACCGCGCGGGATTTTCAGTTTATCTCCGGCAATTGGACTGACTTTGAATCACATCAGGACGCTGCCATTATCGGACGCGCGGTTGCCATGCGACGCGGCATCAAAGTCGGCGACAAATTTTCAATTGGTGATCTCTCGGTCAATGTGGCTGGTATCTATCAAAGTAGTAATCCGGCCGAAGAGAATTATATTTACAGTCATCTCGAATTTTTACAGAGACGCCATGGTGTCAATGATGTCGGCACAGTCACACAATTAGAAGTGATCTTAAAGCCGGGCACAGATCCTGTCGCCACGAGTATCGCCATCGATGAGCGATTTCGCGGTGGTCCCGTCGAAACCAATACGCGTGCTAAGGGAGTCTTCCAGGCAAAAAGTCTGGGAGATTTATCACAGTTAATTAAAATGGCTCACTATCTGGGGCTGGCTTGTGTAGGCCTGGTTCTTGCACTGGTCGCAACCACCACGTTGATGTCGGTCGAAGATCGTATTCAGGAACACGCGGTCCTGCGAACTTTGGGTTTTTCAGGATTCAAAGTTTTTGGATTGGTCCTTGCAGAGAGCACGGTATTAAGCATCGCTGGGGGCCTGACCGGCGTCGGGGCTGCATTGATCACTCTTAAAATCAGCAGCCTGTCCGTCGGAGCCGAAGCGGTCACTGTCGCCTTTATTCCTTCGCTGCATCTTGCCTGGGTGGGTATGTTGCTGGCGCTGGTTACCGGTTTGTGTGCTGGATTCATCCCTGCCTGTTATGCATCACGCACTGAAATTGTGCCCGCTTTAAGAAACATTTAA
- a CDS encoding ABC transporter ATP-binding protein translates to MSLVVINHVTKQYHKGGETITPLDEVSLEIEQGEFLSLMGASGTGKSTLLNLIASIDHPDSGSIIVDGTEITALSRSQLARWRAANLGYVFQTHNLVPVLTAYENVELPLLLLPMSRSERKKRIQVALQAVDLLDRADHYPRQMSGGQEQRVGIARAIVKHPKIVVADEPTGDLDSETSEQILNLLKRLNRELDITLLMVTHDAEAAQIADRQFYLDHGKLVQIQRCDAESLTTAATVKGN, encoded by the coding sequence ATGTCACTCGTTGTCATCAATCACGTCACGAAACAGTATCATAAGGGAGGTGAGACCATCACGCCGCTCGACGAAGTTTCGTTGGAGATCGAACAGGGAGAATTCCTCTCATTAATGGGTGCCAGTGGAACGGGAAAATCAACACTGCTGAATTTAATCGCCAGTATTGACCACCCCGACTCTGGTTCGATTATTGTGGATGGAACTGAAATCACCGCGCTCTCCCGATCACAACTCGCGCGATGGCGGGCCGCCAACCTGGGTTATGTATTCCAAACACATAATCTCGTCCCGGTGCTGACGGCATATGAGAATGTAGAACTCCCTTTATTACTGTTACCCATGTCTCGCTCCGAACGCAAAAAACGCATTCAAGTGGCATTACAGGCTGTCGATTTACTCGATCGGGCCGACCACTATCCACGTCAAATGTCAGGCGGGCAGGAACAGCGCGTCGGTATTGCACGCGCGATTGTCAAACACCCCAAAATCGTCGTTGCCGATGAACCCACGGGCGATTTGGATTCAGAGACGTCCGAGCAAATTCTGAATCTTTTAAAACGTCTAAACCGTGAGTTGGATATTACACTACTTATGGTAACGCATGATGCCGAGGCGGCACAAATTGCGGATCGACAATTCTATCTCGATCATGGCAAGCTCGTTCAGATACAACGTTGTGATGCAGAGTCATTAACAACCGCGGCAACTGTTAAAGGGAATTAA
- a CDS encoding HlyD family secretion protein gives MSQIDLSQLAIDRSESSQIRGHTRFRFITRYFLPGTLLIGFLSLICWVSRDLVFPPKPVTVMPVIVTQSSIRNAGTPLFQAAGWVEPRPTPIRVAALEPGIIEQLLVVEDQSVKKDQPIALMVRRDAELTYNHAVANLKLRKAELQQMKAILKAAQIRLEQPVHRESVLREAEAELAKKNTELTNLPFMLRSAKAKMNFAKNDYERRLSAKAAVSQRTVDEALTELESAKAIYEELDNRKESLVAEQKALQARKDALQKELELLTEETQERDETLAKVEAAIAQLEHAQVTADEAKLALDRMTIRAPVDGRIYRLIGHPGSSIGNMLTKMEGFDGSTVVTMYRPEMLQIRVDVRFEEIPKVSLNQPVQINNPALSQPVTGKVLYISSEADIQKNTLQVKVEIDAASPLLKPEMLVDVTFLAPALSEEASKTNEETRIYIPRKMIESNEAGQSFAWIVDQSKNIAQRQLIEVDTKTVGPLVEVLQGLNLTSHLISTPKEGLIPGERIQVTGETDQEGN, from the coding sequence ATGTCTCAAATTGACTTATCACAGTTAGCCATCGATCGCAGTGAGTCCTCGCAGATACGAGGACACACTCGCTTTCGATTCATCACACGTTATTTCTTACCAGGTACACTGCTGATTGGCTTTTTGTCGTTGATCTGCTGGGTCTCTCGAGATCTTGTGTTTCCGCCCAAGCCAGTCACAGTCATGCCTGTGATTGTGACGCAGTCTTCCATCCGTAATGCAGGAACGCCGCTCTTCCAGGCTGCAGGCTGGGTCGAACCACGGCCCACTCCCATTCGGGTTGCTGCGTTAGAGCCAGGAATCATTGAACAACTATTGGTAGTCGAAGATCAAAGTGTCAAAAAAGATCAACCCATCGCGTTAATGGTGAGAAGAGATGCGGAACTGACCTACAATCATGCCGTCGCCAATCTGAAACTGCGCAAAGCAGAACTGCAACAGATGAAAGCCATCTTAAAAGCCGCACAAATTCGTCTCGAGCAACCGGTGCATCGCGAATCTGTTCTCAGAGAGGCAGAAGCAGAACTGGCTAAGAAAAACACAGAACTTACCAATTTGCCTTTCATGCTCCGTAGTGCGAAGGCAAAAATGAACTTTGCGAAAAATGACTATGAACGCAGACTTTCCGCCAAAGCAGCGGTCTCACAGCGCACCGTTGACGAAGCGCTGACCGAATTGGAATCTGCCAAAGCAATATATGAAGAACTAGATAACCGCAAAGAATCTCTCGTAGCCGAGCAGAAAGCTTTACAGGCACGCAAAGACGCGCTGCAAAAAGAGCTGGAACTATTGACGGAAGAAACACAGGAACGCGATGAAACCCTCGCCAAAGTTGAAGCAGCTATCGCACAGTTGGAGCATGCCCAGGTCACAGCAGATGAAGCCAAACTGGCCTTAGACCGTATGACGATCCGTGCCCCCGTTGATGGGCGCATCTACCGGCTCATTGGGCATCCAGGCTCCAGTATCGGGAATATGCTGACGAAGATGGAAGGATTTGATGGCAGTACCGTTGTCACCATGTACCGCCCTGAAATGTTACAGATCAGGGTCGATGTCCGTTTTGAAGAAATTCCCAAAGTCAGCTTAAACCAGCCCGTGCAAATCAACAATCCCGCATTGAGTCAACCTGTGACGGGAAAAGTACTTTATATCAGCTCTGAAGCAGACATTCAGAAAAACACATTACAAGTCAAAGTCGAAATTGATGCTGCCTCACCACTTTTAAAGCCGGAAATGCTGGTCGATGTAACGTTTCTGGCCCCTGCGCTTTCGGAAGAGGCATCAAAAACAAATGAAGAGACTCGCATTTATATTCCCAGGAAAATGATTGAATCCAATGAAGCGGGACAAAGTTTTGCCTGGATCGTTGACCAATCTAAAAACATTGCCCAACGCCAATTAATTGAAGTCGATACGAAAACAGTCGGTCCTCTGGTTGAAGTCTTACAAGGCTTAAACCTGACCAGCCACCTGATCTCCACTCCCAAAGAGGGACTTATTCCGGGCGAGCGAATTCAGGTCACAGGCGAAACCGATCAGGAAGGAAACTAA
- a CDS encoding ABC transporter permease, translating to MFRFSLIPWEYGVRNLFRRPMRTLLTLTGLTTVVVLVFIVIGFIRGLEHSLTVSGDPDVALLFSLGMGENLEYSSIPMRTNELVSASVEGIKTFHDRKYVSPELYLGTQIKIPGQDETEMGLVRGVTQSALLVRRQVELEAGTWPGPGEILVGQLVATKLNVSHEQISVGKELILEGRTWRISGIFSAAGSAFESEIWCRLDELQQAMKRQDLSVVAVTLNSPADYPDLNLFCKERLDLELQSIQEVNYYQGLKKDYGPIRMLAWLVVFLVSGAGVFAGLNTLYGAVVGRTRELSTLQTIGFMRRAIVMSLIQEGVLLAVTASLIAALIAIFLINGISVRFTMGAFTLQIDSISLLIGCSVGVLLGLLGAIPPALRALRLPIVDGLKSV from the coding sequence ATGTTTCGTTTCTCATTAATTCCCTGGGAATATGGCGTTCGCAATTTATTTCGGCGACCGATGCGTACACTTTTAACACTGACTGGTTTAACCACTGTCGTTGTGCTGGTCTTTATCGTGATCGGTTTCATTCGTGGTTTGGAACACTCGTTGACTGTCAGTGGTGATCCGGATGTCGCATTGCTGTTTTCGCTCGGAATGGGAGAAAACCTGGAATATTCTTCGATTCCCATGCGTACGAACGAACTGGTGTCAGCCAGTGTGGAAGGCATTAAAACATTTCACGATCGCAAATATGTCTCGCCTGAACTTTATCTTGGTACTCAGATTAAGATTCCCGGACAAGATGAAACAGAAATGGGACTTGTACGCGGCGTGACTCAGTCGGCACTATTGGTTCGCAGACAAGTGGAACTGGAAGCAGGAACCTGGCCGGGACCGGGAGAGATTCTTGTAGGGCAATTGGTGGCCACCAAATTGAATGTCTCCCACGAGCAAATCTCCGTCGGCAAAGAATTGATTTTGGAAGGTCGGACCTGGAGAATCAGTGGTATTTTTTCCGCCGCCGGTTCGGCATTCGAATCAGAAATCTGGTGTCGCCTGGATGAATTACAGCAGGCAATGAAACGTCAGGATTTAAGCGTCGTTGCAGTCACTTTGAACTCGCCAGCGGATTACCCGGATCTGAATCTATTTTGTAAAGAACGTCTCGATCTTGAGCTCCAGTCGATTCAAGAAGTGAATTATTATCAAGGCCTCAAAAAAGATTATGGCCCCATTCGCATGCTGGCATGGTTAGTGGTTTTTCTGGTATCAGGTGCCGGTGTGTTCGCGGGTTTGAACACGCTTTACGGTGCCGTTGTCGGACGAACCAGAGAACTATCGACACTGCAAACAATTGGCTTTATGCGCCGCGCGATTGTAATGAGTTTGATTCAGGAAGGCGTTCTCCTGGCTGTGACAGCCAGTCTGATTGCCGCTCTGATCGCCATATTTTTGATCAATGGTATCTCTGTTCGTTTTACCATGGGTGCGTTCACACTCCAAATCGACAGCATTTCGCTACTCATCGGCTGTAGTGTGGGTGTGCTACTGGGGCTTCTGGGAGCAATTCCCCCTGCCCTGCGTGCGCTCAGACTGCCGATTGTCGATGGATTAAAATCAGTTTAA
- a CDS encoding carbonic anhydrase has product MQNSSNDKVQDCSYFPARGPVLLLSCMDLRLVDDVVRFMEHDGLTNRYDHVIMAGAALGALGANRKDYKHWRKTFMNHLETAHKLHRIKDVYILEHRDCGAYREFLGPRGTFDDTQYKKELKTHRCYARQLTCVIEDWAEKVGTKLNVKSFLMDLRGNVCIMTPHKKKKKCHNSDVYC; this is encoded by the coding sequence ATGCAAAATTCATCAAACGACAAAGTTCAGGATTGTTCTTACTTTCCAGCTCGTGGGCCAGTGCTTCTACTTAGTTGTATGGATTTGAGGCTTGTTGATGATGTCGTACGATTCATGGAACATGATGGCCTTACTAACCGGTATGACCATGTGATCATGGCCGGTGCCGCGTTAGGGGCACTTGGAGCGAATCGGAAAGATTATAAGCATTGGCGTAAAACCTTTATGAATCATTTAGAAACCGCACATAAACTGCATCGAATCAAAGATGTCTATATCTTAGAGCATCGTGATTGCGGTGCTTATCGTGAGTTTCTCGGACCCAGAGGAACGTTTGATGATACACAGTATAAGAAAGAATTAAAGACGCATCGCTGTTATGCAAGGCAATTGACTTGCGTCATTGAAGACTGGGCTGAAAAGGTAGGCACTAAACTGAATGTGAAATCATTCTTGATGGATCTGAGGGGGAATGTATGCATAATGACTCCTCATAAGAAAAAGAAGAAATGTCATAACTCTGATGTTTATTGTTGA
- a CDS encoding multiheme c-type cytochrome translates to MNGKFPFLTPLLILLLACASGTAWYLYGSQEHTPFVRKLLSAEQPVKMKQCCECHEKVCHQFAGAPHLRTLRKATDADVLDKFAGKEVTLKENGYTYRFYEKEGALWVDCNIYPNPVRIEWVFGSGLHALTPVSLFKNDSGKSELLQHIVSWYPTGKLGVTLGLQELAENTAGIQSLGEVLSHEKTMGCFGCHTSYLGNEPGEIQTSQMIAGVSCIRCHLNGEAHIKAVEKGEKDLKLTKWNQLTPLESINRCGECHRRSDQLEPDEIHPSNELLIRFAPIGMSQSPCFIKQGELKLPPGKSSRFDCTTCHDPHEQASRDPEYYREICLNCHSNLEGHAPVCSQEPMKSECLKCHMPPVNVHDNLSFTDHWIRIRELDQQRFPDLKF, encoded by the coding sequence ATGAACGGTAAATTTCCATTTTTGACACCATTGTTGATACTGCTCCTGGCATGCGCGTCGGGCACAGCCTGGTACTTGTACGGCTCTCAGGAACACACGCCCTTTGTTCGCAAACTCCTTTCAGCCGAACAACCCGTAAAAATGAAACAGTGTTGTGAGTGTCATGAAAAAGTCTGCCATCAATTTGCAGGGGCACCGCACCTTAGAACGCTGAGGAAAGCGACCGATGCTGACGTTTTAGATAAATTTGCTGGCAAAGAAGTCACATTGAAAGAAAATGGGTACACATACCGTTTTTACGAAAAGGAAGGCGCTTTGTGGGTTGACTGTAACATTTATCCCAATCCGGTTCGTATCGAATGGGTCTTTGGTTCCGGACTCCACGCCTTGACTCCGGTTTCACTTTTCAAAAATGATTCAGGAAAATCGGAACTGTTGCAACACATCGTTTCCTGGTACCCAACAGGTAAATTAGGTGTCACACTCGGACTTCAGGAATTAGCGGAAAACACGGCTGGCATCCAATCGTTAGGGGAAGTGCTTTCTCATGAAAAAACCATGGGCTGTTTCGGTTGCCATACATCGTACCTGGGAAATGAACCAGGAGAAATCCAGACATCTCAAATGATTGCGGGAGTCTCTTGCATACGTTGTCATTTGAATGGGGAGGCGCATATCAAAGCGGTCGAAAAAGGAGAGAAAGATTTAAAGCTCACAAAATGGAATCAACTAACTCCCCTGGAGTCAATCAATCGCTGTGGGGAATGTCATCGGCGTTCTGATCAACTGGAGCCAGATGAAATTCATCCCAGCAATGAATTGCTGATTCGTTTTGCTCCGATCGGAATGTCTCAAAGTCCTTGTTTTATCAAACAGGGAGAACTCAAGTTGCCTCCCGGAAAATCCTCACGGTTTGACTGCACAACGTGCCATGATCCCCATGAGCAAGCTAGCAGAGATCCCGAATACTATCGAGAAATCTGTCTCAATTGTCATAGCAATCTTGAAGGACATGCCCCCGTCTGTTCACAGGAGCCAATGAAAAGTGAATGCCTGAAATGCCACATGCCCCCTGTCAATGTCCATGACAACCTCTCCTTCACCGATCACTGGATTCGAATTCGTGAACTCGATCAGCAGCGATTCCCTGATTTGAAATTTTAA
- a CDS encoding tetratricopeptide repeat protein: MTEQDLSTIDWRLRRFLLLVMTVSFVLTPLSAPEIWWQLSRGRVVISDLSPPGPILTAGNNPAEADWLGGLPFYLAYQVAGFSGLMILKIAAVGLLLYSLLNRYETQLNWRAFFVVTLTLMAANPAWQPTPRLLDCWFLFLTWIMTERWCQEPHWKKKLPVLVLLILWANISPLSLLGIPVVLFVPWLKGVRTESTSIRKQTCLMLLATCLALMVTPRGWFTPFDSFVQLFPGLFYDRVLLSLTIWQPTFQQGATIEVLAFGILTAWMALLLILHSANWLDTVAFLAFAIPGWTNYDCLPPCVIGVSLLVCQCMLTHDVPVQVQKWKLLISPAMGRLLLIIGVFLISWKSASGTLSGHPQRLGWGIDPELDITLLNQTIGPIDYRGTGHCMGIASTGMLCWIKSDRKIQPVRTLRQALLQGLLFEEISLNQELSNGWVFQHPRSDNSWGGWWVRLKKRNCQLLLVPNGDAKTIRALIDSRWQPMSVDASVIPFGWSGELLSSPKIVALLPAKEFLNRQAWTYSLPEASGTPDCFDLWGAFTGLPNPRPSLLQAKTFRAMKLYTAALRVLHPLLQHYHTPAVIQEFHLCQKELGYQEKLETGSASHLRSLAYHTSKSVCVRPLDFSGLVIKEPVEPRKVPDTFQNAIQDYARGDWEAAIKKLSTDDSETLYAKAQILLESGDPQSAALLLQKLIQQHPDNRLAVPSQIMLKSIQ, translated from the coding sequence ATGACTGAACAGGACTTATCAACGATTGACTGGCGACTGCGCAGATTTTTGCTGTTGGTGATGACGGTCAGTTTTGTTCTGACTCCCCTCTCCGCTCCAGAAATCTGGTGGCAACTGAGTCGCGGAAGAGTCGTCATTTCTGATTTGTCACCTCCAGGTCCCATTTTAACTGCCGGAAACAATCCTGCTGAAGCAGACTGGCTGGGAGGGCTCCCGTTTTATCTCGCCTATCAGGTAGCAGGCTTTTCGGGATTGATGATTCTAAAAATTGCCGCTGTGGGACTGCTGCTCTATTCATTATTGAATCGTTATGAGACACAGCTCAACTGGCGTGCTTTTTTCGTCGTGACACTAACCTTAATGGCAGCCAATCCTGCCTGGCAACCAACGCCGCGACTCCTGGATTGCTGGTTTTTATTTCTGACCTGGATCATGACCGAACGCTGGTGTCAGGAGCCGCATTGGAAAAAAAAGCTTCCTGTTTTGGTCTTACTCATCCTTTGGGCAAATATTTCACCGCTCAGTTTACTGGGAATTCCAGTGGTGCTCTTCGTTCCCTGGTTAAAAGGAGTTCGAACAGAGAGTACCTCAATTCGGAAACAGACTTGCCTCATGCTTCTTGCAACATGTCTGGCATTAATGGTCACTCCACGCGGATGGTTCACCCCTTTTGATTCTTTTGTGCAACTGTTTCCCGGCCTGTTTTATGATAGGGTATTACTCTCGCTTACGATTTGGCAACCCACGTTTCAGCAAGGCGCCACGATTGAAGTTCTGGCATTTGGAATTCTGACGGCGTGGATGGCTCTCTTACTAATATTGCATTCGGCGAATTGGCTTGACACCGTTGCTTTTCTTGCTTTCGCAATACCAGGTTGGACCAACTATGATTGCCTGCCTCCGTGCGTGATTGGTGTCTCACTACTGGTCTGTCAATGTATGCTCACCCACGATGTACCAGTCCAGGTTCAGAAATGGAAACTACTTATTTCTCCGGCAATGGGGAGGTTATTACTCATCATTGGTGTGTTCCTGATAAGCTGGAAGTCCGCTTCGGGTACATTATCAGGACACCCACAAAGATTAGGCTGGGGAATTGATCCTGAACTGGATATTACATTATTAAATCAAACGATTGGCCCTATCGACTATCGTGGTACGGGCCACTGTATGGGAATCGCTTCAACAGGCATGCTCTGCTGGATTAAATCTGATCGAAAAATTCAACCAGTCAGAACATTGAGGCAAGCGCTGCTGCAAGGGTTACTGTTTGAAGAGATCTCATTAAATCAAGAATTATCGAACGGCTGGGTATTTCAACATCCCCGATCTGATAATAGCTGGGGAGGCTGGTGGGTTCGACTGAAAAAAAGAAACTGCCAGTTGTTACTGGTACCCAATGGCGACGCGAAAACCATTCGCGCTCTGATAGACAGTCGTTGGCAACCGATGTCTGTTGATGCTTCTGTGATTCCGTTTGGCTGGTCTGGCGAATTGTTGAGTAGCCCCAAAATCGTGGCGCTACTACCTGCCAAAGAGTTTCTCAACCGGCAAGCCTGGACTTATTCACTTCCAGAGGCCTCCGGAACGCCTGATTGCTTTGACCTCTGGGGTGCATTCACCGGTCTTCCTAACCCGCGACCTTCCTTGTTACAGGCAAAAACATTCCGGGCAATGAAACTTTATACGGCCGCATTACGTGTTTTGCACCCATTATTGCAACACTACCATACTCCAGCAGTAATCCAGGAATTTCATCTGTGCCAAAAAGAACTGGGATATCAAGAGAAATTAGAAACCGGTTCAGCCAGCCATTTAAGATCACTGGCTTATCATACATCAAAATCAGTATGTGTTCGTCCGTTAGACTTTTCAGGTCTGGTCATAAAAGAACCAGTTGAGCCGCGCAAAGTCCCCGACACATTCCAGAACGCGATTCAGGACTATGCACGGGGAGACTGGGAGGCAGCCATCAAGAAACTCTCAACCGATGATAGCGAGACACTATATGCGAAAGCCCAGATCCTGCTCGAATCGGGTGATCCTCAAAGTGCGGCACTCTTGTTACAAAAGTTGATACAACAGCATCCCGACAACCGACTGGCCGTACCTAGTCAGATCATGTTGAAATCGATTCAATGA